In the genome of Nocardioides palaemonis, the window GCTCGACCGGACCCGCGAGTTCGAGGACCACGGCGTCAAGCGCTACGACGACACGATCCTGATCGGCCAGGAGGCGACGCTCGACGGCATCGACTCGCCGCGGTCGCACGCCGCGCTGCGACGGCTCAACCGGATCCACGGCCACTACGACATCTTTGACCACGAGAAGGCCTACGTCCTGGCCACCACCATCGTCGGTCCGGTGCGGTGGATCGAGGCGTACGGCTGGCGCCGGCTCGACCCCCACGAGCTCGCCGCGATCACGAAGGTGACCACCCGGTTCGGCGAGCTGATGGGGCTCAAGGACCTGCCCGACACCTACGACGGCTACCTCGCGCTGCTGCTCGACTACGAGCGCCGGCACTTCGCCCCCACCCCTGAGGCCACCCGCCTCGCCGAGGCGTCGATCCGGATCGCGAGGCAGACGTCGCCCGCACCGCTGCGCCCGCTGCTGCGGCGGGTGACGATCGCTGTGATGGACGAGCCGCTGCGCGAGGTGCTCGGCCTGCCGCGCCAGCCGCGCTGGTTCGTGCGGGCGGTCCGCGGCGGGCTGCGGCTGCGCGGCCGGCTGCTGCGGTTCGCGCCGCCGCGCCGCACGGCGTACGTCCACCGCCCCACGACCTATCCCGGCGGCCACACCCTGGCCGACCTCGGTCCGCTGTCCATGCTCGACGACCTGAACGGAACCCCTCACCATGCCTGAGCGCCCCAGCATCCTCGAGCAGGAGCACGAGGACTTCCGCGCGATCGCGCGCGCCTTCCTCGACAAGGAGGTCGCACCCCACCACGCCGCGTGGGAGGAGGCCGGCGTCGTCGACCGCGAGGTGTGGCGCAAGGCGGGCGAGCGGGGCCTGCTGTGCTTCGACGTCGACGAGGCCTACGGCGGCGCGGGCATCAAGGACTTCCGCTACAACATGGTGCTCGCCGAGGAGGCCGCCCGCGCGGGCGCCTCCGGTCCCGGCTTCGCGGTGCACACCGACATCATCGTCCCCTACATCTCGGCCCTCGGGACCGAGGAGCAGAAGCAGCGGTGGCTGCCCGGCTGCGTGTCGGGCGACATCATCACCGCGATCGCGATGACCGAGCCCGGCGCCGGCTCCGACCTGCAGGGCATCCGCACGAGCGCCGTCGACGCGGGCGACCACTACGTCCTCAACGGCTCCAAGACCTTCATCTCCAACGGCATCCTGTCCGACCTCGTCGTCGTGGTGTGCCGCACCGACCCCGACGCCGGCCACCAGGGCATCTCGCTGCTGGTGGTCGAGCGCGGCATGGAGGGCTTCGAGCGCGGCCGCAACCTGGCGAAGATGGGCCTGCACGCCCAGGACACCGCCGAGCTGTCGTTCACCGACGTGCGGGTGCCGAAGGAGAACCTGCTCGGCGAGGAGGGCAGGGGCTTCGTCTACCTGATGGAGAACCTGCCGCAGGAACGCGTCTCCATCGGCTGCATCGCGGTCGCGGCCGTCGAGCACGTCCTCGACCTGTGCCTGGCCTACGCCAAGGAGCGTGAGGCCTTCGGGAAGCCGATCGGGAAGTTCCAGCACAACCGCTTCGTGCTCGCCGAGATGGCGACCGAGGCCCACATCGCCCGCGTCTTCATCAACGACTGCGTGCTGCGCCTCAACGCCGGCGAGGTCGACACCGCGCTGGCCTCGATGGCGAAGTGGTGGACCACCGAGCTGCAGAAGCGCGTCGTCGACGCGGGGGTCCAGCTGCACGGCGGCTACGGCTACATGGACGAGTACCCGATCTCCAAGGCCTACACCGACTCCCGGATCCAGACCATCTACGGCGGCACCACCGAGATCCAGAAGGAGATCATCGGGCGGATGCTGGGGCTGTGAGGTTGGCTCAGGCGTGCTCGGCGCGGTAGCGCTCGAGCAGCCGGTCGAGCAGCGCCTCCAGCTCGGCGGCGAGGTCGTCCTCGAGCGAGCGGAACGACCAGGTCGCCCGGCCGGTGCGGCAGGCCTGCAGGGTGGGTGAGGCGGCCGCGACGTCGTCGGGGTACCGGTCGGCGATGATCAGGTAGAGCCCGACGTGCCGGCTCGCGCGCTTCACCGCGGCGAAGTAGTCGTGCCCGGTCGCACCCGGCCACACCAGCGCGGGCACGCCGTAGATGGCGCCGTCCACCAGCTCGGGCCGGTGCCGGTCGAGCGCCTGCCAGAGCCTGGCCTCCACCGCCTCGAGGTCCGCCATGGCCCGAGCCTAGACCCCCCGCGCCGCATGGGACGTGGAGGTTTCGGTTGCCCACCCTCTGGCTAGGTTCGGCCCCATGGACCTCTTCGAGATGGACGAGACCCGCACGATGACGCGCGAGGAGGCCGCGGCCCGGCTGCGTGCCCTCGCCGACTCGCTGGCCAAGCACAACTCCGTGGAGTTCGCGCGCGACGGCGGACGGATCACCGTCGCCGTCCCCGACGAGGTGCGCCTCAAGGTCGAGGTCGAGCTCGGCGAGGACAACGAGGTGGAGATCGAGCTCACCTGGTAGTCCGATCCGGACGCGCCTCGACCGGAACGAGTCCTACGGTCGGCCCATGACCGACTTCACCGAGCAGGACCTCACCGGCTCCACCTTCCGGCGCGTCGACCTGTCGTCGACGACCTTCGAGCAGGCCCGCCTGAGCGGAGCTGTGCTGCACGACGTCGACCTCAGCGGCGTGCGGGTGCGCGCGGCGTACCTCGACGGCGTGCGGATGACCGGCGTCGAGGTGCCCGACCTCGAGATCCACGGAGAGATCGGTCGCCTGGTCGTCAACGGGGTCGACGTCGCCGACCTCGTGGAAGCCGAGCTCGACCGCCGGATGCCCGAGCGGGCGCTGATGCGCCCCACCACCGCCGACGGGTTCCGCGAGGCGTTCGACGTGGTCGACCGGCTCTGGGCCGGGACGCTCGACCGCGCCCGCGCGCTGCCGCCCGAGCGGCTGCACGAGCGCGTCGACGGCGAGTGGTCGTTCGTGGAGACCCTGCGCCACCTCGGCTTCGCGCACGCGTGCTGGGTGGGCGGCGTCGTCCTGGCCGACCCCTCCCCGTGGCACCCGCTCGACCTGCCGTGGGACGAGGCGCCCGCGGTCGACGGCGTGCCGTGGGACCGAGACGTACGCCCCTCGCTCGACGAGGTGCTCGCGGTGCGCGTCGAGCGGCGCGCCCTCGTGGCATCGGCGCTCGCCGACCTCGACGACGCCGGACTGGCGCGGCCCGTCTCGTCGGCGACGCCCTTCATGACCGGGGCCGAGGGCCTCGACGTCGCCCAGTGCCTGCGCGTGGTGCTCAACGAGGAGTGGGAGCACCGGCTCTACGCCGAGCGCGACCTCGCGCAGCTCTGAGCACCCGTCACACTCGAGGGCATGACTGTCTACCTCGCCTGGACCGCCGCTGCGCCCGAGTCCCTCGACGGTCCCTGGACGGAGGTGCGCGAGGTCGCGCCCGGCCTGCTGCTGCTCGAGAGCACCGAGCCGCTGTCGCCGGTCTACCACGCGCTCAAGTGGTCACTTCCCGACGATGCTGCCCTCATCGTGGCACCGGTCGACCACACCCCGAAGTCTCGCGGCATGGCGCCAGGCACGACGACCTGGCTGCGCGACCGGACCAGCCCGCAGCATCGCTGAGCACGCCTGGGGTCCTTCCGTCACCCGCCGCGGCGGGCGCACACTGACCCCATGGCCGACACCCTGGGATCCCGATTCGCCCACGCGCTCGCCGTCAAGGACCGCGACGCGCTGCGCGCGCTGCTCGCCGACGACGTCGACTTCAAGGGCCTGACCCCCGGGCGCCTCTGGGAGGCGACCGGTCCCGACGAGGTGCTCGAGGTGGTGCTCGGGTCGTGGTTCGAGGACTCCGACAGCATCGAGCGGGTCGTCGAGGTCTCCGACGGCGACACCGTGGCCGACACCGCCCACGTGTCCTATCGCTTCGACCTGCGCAACCCCGACGGCGACTTCGTCGCCGAGCAGCAGGCCTACTACCGGGGCGGCGACGCCATCGAGCACCTGCGCGTCATGTGCTCGGGCTTCCGCCCGCGCTGAGCCGCTCGGCCAGCACGCGCCCCAGGTACGTGCCCGACAGCCAGGCCGTCTCCACCTTCGGCGTGGCGCCCCAGCCGTCGCCGCACACGCCGACGAGCCGGTCGCCCTCGACCAGTGCGTACGGCTCGTCACGCTCGCCCGTCGGGCGCGCGAAGGTCCAGCGGTGGACGTGGACGTCCTCGGGCTCGGGGACGTCGAGCACCCGGCGCAGCGCGGCCACCATCGCGGGCGCGGCAGGGGGCGGGTCGTCGAGGTGCCCGGACGCGAAGCCGGGCGTGGAGTGGGCCACCAGCACCGGGGCGTCGTCGCCGCGCCGGCGCCCGTCGTCGGCGACCCACGCGAGCGTGTCGTCGCCGTTGACGAACGCGCCGTCGAAGCGGCTGGTCGGGCTCACGCCGTCCCACGTGCGCGACGGCCAGCGGGCGGCGAGCGCGAGCACCGGCTCCCACTCACGGGTCAGCGCAGCCGCCACCGGGTGGTCGCCGACCAGCCGCCG includes:
- a CDS encoding oxygenase MpaB family protein, producing the protein MGVLTPRAPGRLDHLRRIRTLDPAVDHDEILRLTARFEFPWDYSQGTGIAFMRDYGIPSIARLLDRTREFEDHGVKRYDDTILIGQEATLDGIDSPRSHAALRRLNRIHGHYDIFDHEKAYVLATTIVGPVRWIEAYGWRRLDPHELAAITKVTTRFGELMGLKDLPDTYDGYLALLLDYERRHFAPTPEATRLAEASIRIARQTSPAPLRPLLRRVTIAVMDEPLREVLGLPRQPRWFVRAVRGGLRLRGRLLRFAPPRRTAYVHRPTTYPGGHTLADLGPLSMLDDLNGTPHHA
- a CDS encoding acyl-CoA dehydrogenase family protein yields the protein MPERPSILEQEHEDFRAIARAFLDKEVAPHHAAWEEAGVVDREVWRKAGERGLLCFDVDEAYGGAGIKDFRYNMVLAEEAARAGASGPGFAVHTDIIVPYISALGTEEQKQRWLPGCVSGDIITAIAMTEPGAGSDLQGIRTSAVDAGDHYVLNGSKTFISNGILSDLVVVVCRTDPDAGHQGISLLVVERGMEGFERGRNLAKMGLHAQDTAELSFTDVRVPKENLLGEEGRGFVYLMENLPQERVSIGCIAVAAVEHVLDLCLAYAKEREAFGKPIGKFQHNRFVLAEMATEAHIARVFINDCVLRLNAGEVDTALASMAKWWTTELQKRVVDAGVQLHGGYGYMDEYPISKAYTDSRIQTIYGGTTEIQKEIIGRMLGL
- a CDS encoding amphi-Trp domain-containing protein; this translates as MDLFEMDETRTMTREEAAARLRALADSLAKHNSVEFARDGGRITVAVPDEVRLKVEVELGEDNEVEIELTW
- a CDS encoding DinB family protein codes for the protein MTDFTEQDLTGSTFRRVDLSSTTFEQARLSGAVLHDVDLSGVRVRAAYLDGVRMTGVEVPDLEIHGEIGRLVVNGVDVADLVEAELDRRMPERALMRPTTADGFREAFDVVDRLWAGTLDRARALPPERLHERVDGEWSFVETLRHLGFAHACWVGGVVLADPSPWHPLDLPWDEAPAVDGVPWDRDVRPSLDEVLAVRVERRALVASALADLDDAGLARPVSSATPFMTGAEGLDVAQCLRVVLNEEWEHRLYAERDLAQL
- a CDS encoding nuclear transport factor 2 family protein, which encodes MADTLGSRFAHALAVKDRDALRALLADDVDFKGLTPGRLWEATGPDEVLEVVLGSWFEDSDSIERVVEVSDGDTVADTAHVSYRFDLRNPDGDFVAEQQAYYRGGDAIEHLRVMCSGFRPR
- a CDS encoding NAD(P)/FAD-dependent oxidoreductase, which gives rise to MSNVTVVGAGLAGVACARALQDAGLDVRVVDRGRVPGGRMASRTLWDRRTDLGASYLTVSDAAFAAVVDDWAARGLAREWTDTFCALGDGEPEVKTGPVRWGATHGLRTLVEDLATSLDVERADLTDLDGLGEVVVLAMPDPQARRLVGDHPVAAALTREWEPVLALAARWPSRTWDGVSPTSRFDGAFVNGDDTLAWVADDGRRRGDDAPVLVAHSTPGFASGHLDDPPPAAPAMVAALRRVLDVPEPEDVHVHRWTFARPTGERDEPYALVEGDRLVGVCGDGWGATPKVETAWLSGTYLGRVLAERLSAGGSPST